GTAGTTTGGTAATGACCGTTTGGGGCGGTGGCAAGCGCCGCATCTACAATGTCCTAACCTTCACATTCTTAGGTGGGTTATGCATTTTCTTTTCTGGACTCCGACCCTCTGTCCCTGTCTTCTTTTTTACTGCATTTTTTTACTTCTTTGGCATACCCCTGATCAACGGCTCGAGTCAGGCTATCTGGCAGAGCAAGGTACCGCCTGATGTACAGGGACGAGTTTTTGCCGTGCGGCGAATGATTGCCTCGGCATCTTTGCCACTTGCGTATGTCATTGCAGGACCGTTGGCAGACCGAGTATTCGAGCCACTGCTTGCTGTTGGCGGACCTCTAGCTGGAAGTATTGGAAAGATTATTGGCGTAGGAAAAGGATACGGCATTGCCCTATTGTTTGTTGTGATGGGAGTACTCACTGTGGTGGCAACAGTTGGGGGTTATTTGTATCCTCGTCTAAGGCTGGTGGAGGATGAACTGCCGGATGCATTGCAAAACATTTAGCATCGTTCCACTCTGCCCTGCTTAAGGCTATCAACGCAGAGGAACTTTCCGCTATTCTGTTACGACTGAATGCAACGCCTGCATGACCAGTTGCAACCAAAGGCACAAGTTCAAAACCAAAATTGCCGAAAAAGTGGCGAGCATCGCTGTATGAAAAATCGGTAGGGTGTTAATCAAAACTAACAAAATGAGGCCACCCTACTTTTGGGTATAAGACCATATCAAAACCAGGGTAACTGAGCATGAAAAAGATGAAAATCGTTACCTTTTTGTTAATTCTCTTTTTTGCATTCATTGGGGTTTACCAGCTAAATCCTCCCGCCGCAGCACCCATAAACGCACCTCTAGCGGAGTTTTCTTCTGGTCGTGCGATGAAACACCTTGAGGCGATCGCCCAAAAACCTCACCCAATTGGTTCACCTGAACACACAAAAGTACGCGATTACATCTTACAAGAATTGACCGCTCAGGGACTTAGCCCAACAGTTCAGAAAACAACGGTTGTCAACCCTAGATGGGGTACTCCATTTGTAGCCGGAACTGTACATAATATTATTGCCAGACTACAAGGAACAAATAACACTAAGGCTATTTTAGTTGCCGCTCACTACGACTCAGTGCCAAACGGTTCTGGTGCCAGTGATGATGGTGCTGCTGTCGTGGCAATGCTAGAAACTATTAGAGCTTTAAGAGCAGGTTCACCCTTAAGAAATGATGTTATTTTTCTCATCAGTGATGGTGAAGAACCAGGGCTTTTAGGAGCAAAAGCTTTTGTAGATGAACATCCTTGGGCTAAAGATGTTGGACTTGTGCTCAATTTTGAAGCCCGTGGAAATAACGGTGCTTCAGTAATGTTTGAAACTAGCAGTGATAATGGATGGCTGATTCAGGAGTTTGCTAAAGCCGCCACCCATCCAGTTGCCAATTCACTCACTTATAGCATTTATAAGCTTTTGCCAAATGATACCGATTTAACGATGTTCAAACAGGCGGGATTTCCTGGATTTAATTTTGCTTATTTGAATGGTGTCATTCATTATCACACTTTTTCTGACAATCTGGAAAATATTGATCAGCGCAGCCTCCAGCACCACGGCGACTATGCCTTGGCTTTGACACGTCATTTTGGCAACTTAGATTTAAAAGATACAAAAAAAAGCGATTGTGTCTATTTTGACATCTTAGGCTTAGCTCTTATTCACTACCCCAGTCTGTGGGTTGCTCCTTTGACAGTTTTTGTAGTTTTATTATTTGTTGGGGTGGTGGTACTCGGTTTTAGAAGAAAGCAGTTGACGTTCTCTGGTATTAGTTTAGGCTTTCTTGCTTTTGTGTTAAGTATTGTCAGTGCTTCGCTGATTGTGACACTTACCTGGTGGATGATAGGGAGCTTGCACAGTGGGTATAAAGCATTTCCTCAGGGCGATACTTATAACAGCCAATTTTACATGTTAAGCTTTGTAGCCCTCACCATTGCCATTACCTCAGGTCTTTATGTTTGGTTCCGCAAAAAGATAAGTATACAAAACTTAACACTTGGCGCATTGCTTTGGTGGCTGATATTTATGGTGCTGACTAGCGTGTATTTGCCCGGTGCTAGTTATCTATTTACATGGCCGCTACTGTTTAGTCTTGTAGGATTGGGGTTTATATTTGCTGACAATCGGGATTGTGCCAAGGTCAAACGCTTGGTAGTCCTAACTGCTTGCGCCATTCCAGGCATCATCCTGCTTGCTCCCACAATTTACTTGGTATTCGTCGCACTTACCCTAGAATTGTCTTTTGTGGTAATGGTTCTGGTCGTGCTACTACTTGGATTGCTAATTCCCCACCTTTGCCTGATGGCAATTCCAAACAAATGGTTGTTGCCCACCGCTTCAATACTGGTAAGTTTAAGTTTTATTGTCCTCGGTAGCTTAACAGCAGGTTTTGACGCTAGCCATCCCAAACCAAACAGTATCTTTTATGGTTTGAATGCCGACACAAGGAAAGCAATCTGGGCGAGTGCTGATAAACAACCAGACGAGTGGACATCCCAGTTCCTTTCTAAGGATACAGAACAAACTAAATTAGCTGAATATTTTCCTACAGTCTCAAGGAAATTTCTCAAAAGTCAGGCTCCTGTAGTACAACTGACTACACCCCTAATCGAGCCACTCAGTAACGACGTGCGTGATGGCACCAGAACTGTACGTATGCGTATTACCTCGCCTCGCCAAGCACGTATTATACGTATATACTTAGACTCAAATACAGAAGTTCTCGGGGCAGCACTGAATGGGAAGAAAATCGACAACTATACAAGTGATCGCACTGCCTCTGCAAAGGAGTGGGGTTTCAATTATTTTGCCCTTCCTAAAGAAGGTATAGAGCTAACTTTGGCAGTAAAGCCATCCCAACCCTTAAAGCTAAAAGCGGTGGATCAATCAGATGGGCTTCCAGAAATACCTGGCAAATCTTTCCCAGCAAGACCGAAGTATATGATGCCCACAGGATTTGCATCTGGAGTTAGTGATTCGACTCTAGTAAGCAAATCGTTTACTTTTTGAATTCAACTCTCAAGAAACACAGGGAACAGGGAACAGGGAAGAAGGGAAAGAGGTGTTTCTTTCATTCATAGCGGGTGGCGCACCGCCCGTGGTCGGCTCAGATCTTGCACCAGGGTCAAAAACCGGGTTTCTTGAGAATGACGACACTTGTAAACCTTAATTTGCCGTTCACAAGCCCGGTTTTTTAGGTTTTGTTGAGAATGGTGCAAGATGTCAGATTCAACTGAAAGTAACAAAATAGAGTTTAGATAGGAAAGTGGGTAATGGAAAATGGGGAAGAAACGATTCCCCAATTCCCAATCCCTAATCCAAAATCTAAAATCCATAAGTTAACATCCAAAATTGCCGTGAGTCAACCTGAAGAAGTGCGATCGCTCTTAGAATCCGTTGCCAACGGTAACGTTACTCCAGATGGAGCATTAGAAAAACTGAAACACTTAGCTTATGAACCTGTAGGCGATTTTGCCAAAGTTGACCATCATCGCGCCTTAAGAACAGGATTTCCAGAAGTCATTTGGGGACCGGGCAAAACTCCTGACCAAATTGCTCAAATTATGGAAGCTATGCGCCAGCGTAATTCAGTGGTGATGGCAACGCGCATAGAACCAGATGTTTTCGCCGTACTGGAAACAAAAGTTCAAGGTCTACATTACTACAACTCGGCGCGAATTTGTGCAATTACTCCCCCCACCATTGAACCACAGTATCCTGGCACAATTGGGATTCTTTCTGCTGGCACTGCTGATTTATCTGTCGCTGAGGAAGCTGCTGTCACCGCAGAACTTTCTGGTTTTCATGTGCAGCGTCTTTGGGATGTGGGAGTTGCAGGAATTCACCGTTTACTAAATAACCGCCATGTAATTGAATCAGCGTCAGTTTTGATTGTCGTAGCGGGGATGGAAGGCGCTTTACCCAGCGTAGTTGCGGGTTTGGCAGATTGTCCTGTTGTCGCTGTTCCTACTAGCATTGGTTACGGTGCAAGTTTTGGAGGTTTAGCGCCACTCTTGACAATGCTCAACTCTTGTGCTGCTGGTGTGGGTGTGGTGAATATTGATAATGGTTTTGGTGCTGCGGTGTTGGCTGGGCAAATTGTGCGTACAGCTTATAAATTAAGGAATTAGAGTTTTGTTCACATAATTCGAGAAAAACCAGAGGCGACATGGACAAAGCGGGGGTGCTTTTGCATCTAGAAAAGGTAACGGAACACCACGCCCAACTGCTGTACTCTCATTTGAGTAACCCAATATTATACGAATATCTAGAAGATGATATCCCGACTCTCTCGGTTCTCAAGCACAAATTCAAGTTCGCCGCACTAGAAAAATCGCCAGATAACGACACTATGATTTGGCTGAAGTGGGTTGTGATAGTTCCACAACAGCAGTACGTTGGAGTTGTCGAGATAGGTATTTTCGATGATGCATACGCAGAAATCGGCTTCATGACTTTCGTAGACTTCCAGAACCGGGGATACGCGCCTGTCTACTGTTCAAGAGCGATTGCTCTTGCTCGAAGCCGTTTTGACTTTCCCGCCCTGTACGCTAGTGTGAACGAGCAAAACCATGCCTCCCGTAAGGTGGTTGAGAAGCTTGGGTTTGAACTGTACAACG
This portion of the Brasilonema sennae CENA114 genome encodes:
- a CDS encoding M20/M25/M40 family metallo-hydrolase, which produces MKKMKIVTFLLILFFAFIGVYQLNPPAAAPINAPLAEFSSGRAMKHLEAIAQKPHPIGSPEHTKVRDYILQELTAQGLSPTVQKTTVVNPRWGTPFVAGTVHNIIARLQGTNNTKAILVAAHYDSVPNGSGASDDGAAVVAMLETIRALRAGSPLRNDVIFLISDGEEPGLLGAKAFVDEHPWAKDVGLVLNFEARGNNGASVMFETSSDNGWLIQEFAKAATHPVANSLTYSIYKLLPNDTDLTMFKQAGFPGFNFAYLNGVIHYHTFSDNLENIDQRSLQHHGDYALALTRHFGNLDLKDTKKSDCVYFDILGLALIHYPSLWVAPLTVFVVLLFVGVVVLGFRRKQLTFSGISLGFLAFVLSIVSASLIVTLTWWMIGSLHSGYKAFPQGDTYNSQFYMLSFVALTIAITSGLYVWFRKKISIQNLTLGALLWWLIFMVLTSVYLPGASYLFTWPLLFSLVGLGFIFADNRDCAKVKRLVVLTACAIPGIILLAPTIYLVFVALTLELSFVVMVLVVLLLGLLIPHLCLMAIPNKWLLPTASILVSLSFIVLGSLTAGFDASHPKPNSIFYGLNADTRKAIWASADKQPDEWTSQFLSKDTEQTKLAEYFPTVSRKFLKSQAPVVQLTTPLIEPLSNDVRDGTRTVRMRITSPRQARIIRIYLDSNTEVLGAALNGKKIDNYTSDRTASAKEWGFNYFALPKEGIELTLAVKPSQPLKLKAVDQSDGLPEIPGKSFPARPKYMMPTGFASGVSDSTLVSKSFTF
- the larB gene encoding nickel pincer cofactor biosynthesis protein LarB gives rise to the protein MSQPEEVRSLLESVANGNVTPDGALEKLKHLAYEPVGDFAKVDHHRALRTGFPEVIWGPGKTPDQIAQIMEAMRQRNSVVMATRIEPDVFAVLETKVQGLHYYNSARICAITPPTIEPQYPGTIGILSAGTADLSVAEEAAVTAELSGFHVQRLWDVGVAGIHRLLNNRHVIESASVLIVVAGMEGALPSVVAGLADCPVVAVPTSIGYGASFGGLAPLLTMLNSCAAGVGVVNIDNGFGAAVLAGQIVRTAYKLRN
- a CDS encoding GNAT family N-acetyltransferase, with protein sequence MDKAGVLLHLEKVTEHHAQLLYSHLSNPILYEYLEDDIPTLSVLKHKFKFAALEKSPDNDTMIWLKWVVIVPQQQYVGVVEIGIFDDAYAEIGFMTFVDFQNRGYAPVYCSRAIALARSRFDFPALYASVNEQNHASRKVVEKLGFELYNVNKNAEFVKGKLSDELIYRLTFS